From Sporosarcina sp. Marseille-Q4943, the proteins below share one genomic window:
- a CDS encoding thioredoxin family protein, with the protein MANIENWTREQWEMSKTDAHQSIFYLYTPLCGTCAVASKMVEVIAAMKPDLPIGKADLNYVEDLAVDYEIESVPCLLIQKDGEVIHKVYAFHSIPHLLEKIG; encoded by the coding sequence GTGGCCAATATCGAAAACTGGACACGTGAACAGTGGGAAATGAGCAAAACTGATGCTCATCAATCGATATTTTATTTATATACGCCGTTGTGCGGAACTTGTGCAGTTGCTTCTAAAATGGTGGAAGTCATTGCTGCCATGAAGCCAGATCTGCCTATCGGGAAGGCTGACTTGAATTATGTAGAAGATCTCGCTGTCGATTATGAAATCGAAAGCGTCCCTTGTTTATTAATTCAGAAGGATGGAGAAGTGATTCATAAAGTTTACGCATTTCACTCCATTCCGCACCTTCTTGAGAAAATAGGTTGA
- a CDS encoding toprim domain-containing protein, whose amino-acid sequence MEIRKVLIVEGGSDRKRLQKVLAEPVEIICTNGTVSPYRIEEMLMPYEDCELFVFLDADESGEKIRSLFKRDYPEAIHLYTERAYRQVETTPYRVLAAVLLSENFDVRPEFLL is encoded by the coding sequence ATGGAGATTCGAAAAGTATTAATCGTCGAAGGTGGGTCGGACCGGAAAAGGCTGCAAAAGGTGCTTGCGGAACCGGTTGAGATCATTTGCACGAATGGGACAGTCAGTCCGTACCGCATCGAAGAGATGCTTATGCCTTATGAGGATTGTGAGCTGTTCGTTTTTCTGGATGCCGATGAATCCGGAGAGAAGATCCGGTCTTTATTCAAGAGGGATTATCCTGAAGCCATCCATCTCTATACGGAACGGGCATACCGCCAAGTTGAAACGACTCCATACCGTGTGCTTGCGGCCGTCCTCCTCTCCGAAAATTTTGATGTGCGTCCCGAATTTTTACTTTGA
- the gcvH gene encoding glycine cleavage system protein GcvH: protein MNTPKDLRYSEEHEWVKDESGKYRIGITHFAQSELGDIVFVELPQVGDEVKTGEPFGSVESVKTVSELYAPISGKVVEVNEELEDSPELVNESPFEGAWMIVVEASDESELDALMSAEDYDKMTVGE from the coding sequence ATGAACACACCTAAAGACTTACGTTATTCAGAAGAACACGAATGGGTTAAGGATGAAAGTGGAAAGTATCGTATTGGTATTACCCATTTTGCACAATCCGAACTTGGCGATATCGTTTTCGTCGAATTACCACAAGTTGGAGATGAAGTGAAGACTGGCGAGCCATTCGGAAGTGTCGAATCGGTGAAAACTGTATCTGAATTGTATGCTCCAATCAGTGGTAAAGTTGTCGAAGTGAACGAAGAATTGGAAGACAGCCCTGAGTTAGTGAACGAATCTCCGTTTGAAGGTGCTTGGATGATCGTTGTAGAAGCATCAGACGAATCGGAACTAGATGCACTTATGTCAGCTGAAGACTATGACAAAATGACTGTCGGCGAGTAA
- a CDS encoding arsenate reductase family protein, whose protein sequence is MALVYYGYPKCGTCRKAKKWLENNGLEFEDVHIVENPPTKEELQQMISNSGLDIKKFFNVSGMKYRELNLKDKLPGMTDDEKVELLATDGMLMKRPLVTDGSKVTVGFKEDQFTEVWGA, encoded by the coding sequence ATGGCCTTGGTTTACTATGGGTATCCGAAATGCGGGACTTGCAGGAAAGCGAAAAAGTGGTTGGAAAACAATGGGTTGGAGTTCGAAGACGTCCATATCGTTGAAAACCCACCGACGAAAGAGGAACTTCAACAAATGATTAGTAATTCCGGACTGGATATTAAAAAATTCTTCAATGTGAGCGGAATGAAATACCGTGAATTGAACTTGAAGGACAAGCTTCCAGGAATGACGGATGACGAAAAAGTGGAGCTGCTAGCTACAGACGGCATGCTTATGAAACGACCGCTTGTGACAGATGGCTCGAAAGTGACGGTCGGCTTCAAAGAAGACCAGTTTACAGAAGTGTGGGGAGCTTAA